The Kluyveromyces lactis strain NRRL Y-1140 chromosome D complete sequence genome has a window encoding:
- the INP51 gene encoding phosphoinositide 5-phosphatase INP51 (similar to uniprot|P40559 YIL002C Saccharomyces cerevisiae INP51 Phosphatidylinositol 4 5-bisphosphate 5-phosphatase): MKVYLRKSPRAIALVSNGYVLIFEKRQNSTSSFLKGGSPKVTVQSVLESAFDTEPYTQLNHTTFTALFGLITVKGQVFIGIITSNKKVGSPRWKLNEQDKVIEEETIYQILNINFYCIDSDKYDSMFQDLSDIGYERQLTEHPCGHLKMLISDGSFYYSNDFDITNSLQERGLVHRIEYTIDNQDQRYVWNYNQISEIVQLRSRIAVQERPYFDSGSFLVFLVRGFCQTITDGISSSCTLISRISTEGMNNLSEFKGIDQSGKVSNFVETEIIVQTRRNVFSYTMTGGDIPLNWELVEGQFLHGKKPKLLSKASTVQPSFDLHFDELMSKYGVVSIVNVSKPKNDAYEAMINTYQKCASSKGIDLTLIEDSTSALNRIPHRIIYLLQQKIYEFGSFAYDMDKKIYVGKQTGVFRISAVNLFKKLNIVEKVISADVLELTINELEEKDISSDFWKSHDSLWKSNDFWLERLNSKHSKNPSKYKKIYRGLFDPSAIVALYDPLHIYVTRFLRQRRHEYTFEKEISIFAGTFNVNGKLSKEKLEGWLKPENESPDLYVIGLEEIVELSPGHMLATDPYIKTFWEKKLLSEINSYNDKKYHAVFNSQLGGLALLVFTDEENKSRIKHIEGDMKKTGFGGISSNKGAIAVHLWLSNTKFCFVVSHLSAGLENVEQRHNDYKSIAKHIRFSKGTRIKDHDGVIWMGDFNFRILLSNDDVRQAIIDKNYHRLFEKDQLNQQMISGESFPFFDEMEITFPPTYKFNPGTDVYDTSEKMRIPAWTDRILSRGEILRQELYGSAEDIVFSDHRPVYGLFTAKLTVIDEPKKAKLVASIKDSINETLKDLTEEEKLAYLEENDILASKEEYSSSNPATANEPKKNKKLPPPSSDQHKWWVGNGKQAKVSLQVNPKKYILNPERSSNPFQQSELPVFMERGQLSESDLQNKME, translated from the coding sequence ATGAAAGTATATCTACGGAAAAGTCCTAGAGCTATTGCTCTAGTTTCGAATGGATATGTGCTTATTTTTGAGAAAAGACAAAATAGTACGTCATCATTCCTGAAGGGCGGTTCACCTAAGGTCACAGTGCAATCAGTGTTAGAAAGCGCTTTTGATACGGAGCCATACACACAATTGAACCACACAACATTTACTGCATTGTTCGGATTGATCACTGTTAAGGGTCAAGTGTTTATTGGGATTATCACAAGTAACAAAAAGGTCGGATCTCCCAGATGGAAACTAAATGAGCAGGATAAGGTAATAGAGGAGGAAACCATCTATCAAATATTGAACATTAATTTCTATTGCATAGACAGTGATAAATACGACTCAATGTTTCAAGATCTCTCTGATATAGGCTATGAAAGACAGTTGACTGAACATCCATGTGGGCATCTAAAAATGCTTATCAGTGATGGGTCATTTTATTATTCCaatgattttgatatcacTAACAGTTTACAAGAGAGAGGATTGGTGCATAGAATTGAGTATACCATAGATAACCAGGATCAGCGTTATGTCTGGAATTATAACCAAATTTCCGAAATCGTACAGCTGCGATCTAGAATCGCAGTTCAAGAGCGACCGTATTTTGATTCAGGATCCTTTCTGGTATTCCTAGTAAGAGGATTTTGTCAAACGATAACTGATGGTATATCATCATCCTGCACTCTAATATCGAGAATATCAACGGAAGGTATGAATAATCTATCAGAATTCAAGGGAATTGATCAGAGCGGAAAGGTTTCTAATTTTGTCGAAACGGAAATCATAGTTCAAACGAGACGAAACGTCTTTTCTTATACAATGACTGGTGGTGATATACCATTGAATTGGGAACTAGTAGAAGGTCAATTCCTCCATGGTAAAAAACCGAAGTTGTTATCAAAGGCAAGCACTGTACAACCTTCTTTTGACCTCCATTTTGACGAATTAATGTCGAAGTACGGTGTTGTCAGCATAGTCAATGTTTCGAAACCAAAGAACGATGCTTACGAAGCAATGATAAACACTTACCAAAAATGCGCTTCATCAAAGGGTATTGATTTAACTTTGATAGAAGACTCTACCAGTGCGTTGAACAGAATTCCGCACAGGATAATATATCTTTTACAACAAAAGATATACGAGTTCGGATCGTTTGCATACGATATGGATAAGAAAATTTACGTCGGTAAACAGACTGGTGTCTTCAGGATTAGTGCCGtgaatcttttcaagaagCTAAATATTGTGGAGAAAGTTATCAGCGCCGACGTATTGGAATTGACCATCAATGAATTGGAAGAGAAAGACATTTCTTCAGACTTTTGGAAATCGCATGACTCTTTATGGAAAAGCAACGATTTCTGGTTAGAGAGGCTTAATAGCAAGCACTCCAAGAATCCTTCTAAATATAAGAAGATTTACCGCGGTCTTTTTGATCCAAGTGCAATCGTTGCGTTATATGATCCATTGCATATATATGTGACCAGATTTCTAAGACAAAGAAGACACGAATATACGTTCGAAAAGGAAATATCCATCTTTGCGGGAACATTTAATGTGAATGGGAAACTTTCGAAAGAGAAACTCGAGGGATGGTTAAAACCTGAAAACGAGTCCCCTGATCTATATGTCATTGGTTTGGAAGAGATAGTCGAGTTATCACCTGGCCACATGCTCGCCACAGACCCTTACATCAAGACTTTCTGggaaaagaaacttctGAGTGAGATCAACTCCTATAATGACAAGAAGTATCATGCTGTGTTTAACAGTCAGCTAGGTGGGCTCGCTTTATTGGTATTTACAGATGAGGAGAACAAATCGCGGATCAAGCATATAGAGGGTGatatgaagaaaactgGTTTTGGCGGTATCTCTTCGAATAAAGGAGCTATTGCAGTGCACTTGTGGTTGTCTAACACTAAGTTTTGCTTCGTTGTATCGCATCTTTCTGCGGGATTAGAGAATGTTGAACAAAGACACAATGACTATAAGTCAATTGCTAAACACATAAGATTTTCCAAGGGTacaagaatcaaagatCATGACGGTGTTATTTGGATGGGTGATTTCAACTTTcgtattcttctttccaacGATGATGTACGCCAGGCAATCATAGATAAGAATTACCACAGGctatttgaaaaggatcAGTTAAACCAGCAAATGATATCTGGGGAgtcttttccatttttcGATGAGATGGAAATTACGTTTCCACCGACGTATAAGTTCAATCCTGGTACCGATGTGTACGATACTAGTGAAAAAATGAGAATACCTGCATGGACTGATAGAATCTTAAGTAGGGGTGAGATACTTAGACAGGAACTTTATGGCAGTGCAGAGGATATCGTATTTTCTGACCATAGACCTGTTTACGGTTTATTTACGGCCAAGTTAACAGTCATCGATGAACCAAAGAAGGCTAAGTTAGTGGCAAGCATCAAAGACAGTATAAATGAAACCTTAAAAGACCtaacagaagaagaaaaacttGCATATTTGGAAGAGAATGACATTTTGGcatcaaaagaagaatacagTTCATCCAATCCAGCAACTGCAAACgaaccaaagaaaaacaaaaagctACCACCACCCAGTTCTGACCAGCACAAATGGTGGGTTGGAAACGGAAAACAGGCAAAAGTTTCATTGCAAGTTAATCCAAAGAAGTATATACTAAACCCGGAAAGGAGCAGCAATCCCTTTCAACAGTCAGAACTGCCGGTTTTCATGGAAAGAGGCCAACTTTCGGAAAGTGATCTCCAAAATAAGATGGAATGA
- the CMI7 gene encoding Cmi7p (conserved hypothetical protein), which produces MTSEEPPLTDLTPATLADTLKKIDQGEKTADQMERILNQMEDKIELLLKDLSALESDNKDLIGVTDDRNLDNDDK; this is translated from the coding sequence ATGACATCGGAAGAACCACCATTAACAGACTTAACCCCAGCAACTTTGGCTGACacattgaagaagattgatCAGGGCGAAAAGACTGCTGATCAGATGGAAAGGATATTAAACCAGATGGAAGATAAGATTGAACTATTATTAAAGGATTTGTCAGCGCTTGAGTCTGACAATAAGGATTTAATTGGGGTTACTGATGATAGAAATCTTGATAATGACGATAAATAG